The genomic DNA CACTGACGATGACGGACTCATGCCGTCTCCGAACGCTCAGCGGTTCGAGTACGGCACGCGAGATTTCGGCAGGTACGGAGGTATCGCCGCGCTCATCGATTGGCACGAAGCGCTCGGAATCGAGGCGGCGCAGTCATGGTCGCGCCAGCTCGCAGAGTACCTCCGGTCGCGGCTGGGTGAGTGCCAGGGAATCACGCTCCACACGCCGCTCGATTGGTCGGATGCCTCGGCGCTGACGACGTTCTCCGTCGAC from Candidatus Poribacteria bacterium includes the following:
- a CDS encoding aminotransferase class V-fold PLP-dependent enzyme — its product is MPSPNAQRFEYGTRDFGRYGGIAALIDWHEALGIEAAQSWSRQLAEYLRSRLGECQGITLHTPLDWSDASALTTFSVDGVPAHEYIGGVWQSHKMRLRGVHEVNGARVSTTLFNTVAEIDLLIELLQSYIR